A part of Streptomyces sp. NBC_00557 genomic DNA contains:
- a CDS encoding sulfite oxidase-like oxidoreductase, which produces MGHPVERASEATAGSGLPPGQRLQRGWPVTHYGPVPKFRPERWEFRVFGATADGDKHVWNHEEFTALPYTTVVADLHCVTKFSMVGAEWGGIPAAVILDLAPPAPDVTHVMVWAEYGFSSNLRLSDFASDRTLFATHKDGELLTAEHGFPVRLIVPHLYAWKGPKWVRGVEYMTADRRGFWEERGYHNIGDPWKEQRYSYQEEPGEGPEL; this is translated from the coding sequence ATGGGTCATCCGGTGGAGCGAGCGTCGGAAGCGACGGCAGGGTCCGGGCTTCCGCCGGGTCAGCGGCTCCAGCGCGGCTGGCCGGTCACGCACTACGGGCCCGTGCCGAAGTTCCGCCCCGAGCGCTGGGAGTTCCGGGTCTTCGGCGCCACCGCCGACGGTGACAAGCACGTCTGGAACCACGAGGAGTTCACGGCCCTGCCGTACACCACCGTGGTGGCCGATCTGCACTGCGTGACGAAGTTCAGCATGGTCGGAGCGGAGTGGGGCGGCATCCCGGCCGCGGTGATCCTTGACCTGGCCCCGCCGGCGCCGGACGTCACCCATGTGATGGTCTGGGCGGAGTACGGCTTCAGCTCCAACCTCCGCCTGTCGGACTTCGCCTCCGACCGCACCCTCTTCGCCACCCACAAGGACGGCGAGCTCCTCACCGCCGAGCACGGCTTCCCGGTCCGCCTGATCGTGCCGCACCTGTACGCCTGGAAGGGCCCCAAGTGGGTCCGCGGGGTGGAGTACATGACCGCCGACCGCCGCGGCTTCTGGGAGGAACGCGGCTACCACAACATCGGCGACCCGTGGAAGGAACAGCGGTACTCGTACCAGGAGGAACCGGGGGAGGGCCCGGAGCTGTGA
- the pknB gene encoding Stk1 family PASTA domain-containing Ser/Thr kinase: MDTTLQDPLVGQVLDGRYRVDARIAVGGMATVYRALDTRLDRVLALKVMHPALAADGSFVERFIREAKSVARLAHPNVVQVFDQGTDGSYVYLAMEYVAGCTLRDVLRERGALQPRAALDILESVLAALGAAHRAGFVHRDMKPENVLIGDDGRVKVADFGLVRSVDTQTGTTGAVLGTVSYLAPEQIEQGGADARVDVYACGVVLYEMLTGAKPHAGDSPAQVLYKHLHEDVPPPSALVPGLPYGLDELVASATARNPEIRPQDAVALLALVREARRGLSDEQLDAMPPQAVTAEHDNAGDRTSVIPRSLTVPRPLPVGDEEPSGDGVQRTSLLQAPPVPPRRSGRLVLTVVAALLVVLGVGAGVWYINSGQFTKVPPLLAKTEAQARARLESSGLEVGQVKREYNDTVARGTVIGTDPAPGARIRDHDAVTLRISLGPETVNVPDVEGRTLAEARARLKADGLAPGMVTREFSEDVPRGSVIATTPQAGTRRHAGSAIALTVSKGSPVDVPDVTGDDLADARQQLTDAGLKVRIAPGQVNSQYDQGKVARQSPGDGSQAAQGDTVTLTLSKGPVMVEVPDVTGDSVDDAHKALEGAGFKVEEDRGLLGLFGDTVKKQSVRGGDKAPKGSTITITIR; this comes from the coding sequence GTGGATACGACCCTTCAGGACCCCCTCGTCGGGCAGGTGCTCGACGGCCGTTATCGCGTCGACGCGCGGATCGCGGTCGGCGGGATGGCCACGGTCTACCGGGCCCTGGACACCCGTCTGGACCGTGTGCTCGCGCTGAAGGTGATGCATCCGGCGCTCGCCGCGGACGGATCGTTCGTGGAGCGGTTCATCCGGGAGGCGAAGTCGGTGGCCCGGCTGGCCCACCCGAACGTGGTGCAGGTCTTCGACCAGGGCACCGACGGGTCGTACGTGTACCTGGCGATGGAGTACGTCGCCGGCTGCACCCTGCGGGACGTGCTGCGCGAGCGGGGGGCGCTGCAGCCGCGCGCGGCGCTCGACATCCTCGAGTCCGTCCTCGCCGCGCTCGGGGCGGCGCACCGGGCCGGGTTCGTGCACCGGGACATGAAGCCGGAGAACGTGCTGATCGGCGACGACGGCCGGGTCAAGGTCGCCGACTTCGGACTCGTGCGGTCCGTGGACACGCAGACCGGCACGACCGGCGCCGTCCTCGGCACCGTGTCGTATCTCGCCCCCGAGCAGATCGAGCAGGGCGGCGCCGACGCCCGCGTCGACGTGTACGCGTGCGGTGTCGTGCTGTACGAGATGCTGACCGGCGCCAAGCCGCACGCGGGGGACTCACCCGCGCAGGTGCTCTACAAGCACCTCCACGAGGACGTGCCGCCGCCGTCGGCGCTGGTGCCGGGGCTGCCGTACGGCCTGGACGAGCTGGTCGCGTCGGCGACCGCGCGCAACCCGGAGATCCGGCCGCAGGACGCCGTGGCACTGCTCGCCCTGGTGCGCGAGGCGCGCCGGGGCCTGAGCGACGAGCAGCTGGACGCGATGCCGCCGCAGGCGGTGACCGCGGAGCACGACAACGCGGGCGACCGTACGAGCGTGATACCGCGCTCGCTGACGGTGCCCAGGCCCCTGCCGGTCGGCGACGAGGAGCCGTCCGGGGACGGCGTGCAGCGCACCAGCCTGCTGCAGGCGCCCCCGGTGCCGCCGCGCAGGTCCGGGCGGCTGGTGCTGACGGTCGTCGCCGCCCTGCTGGTGGTGCTCGGCGTCGGCGCCGGGGTCTGGTACATCAACTCGGGCCAGTTCACGAAGGTCCCGCCGCTGCTGGCCAAGACCGAGGCGCAGGCCCGCGCCCGGCTGGAGTCGTCCGGCCTCGAGGTCGGGCAGGTCAAGCGGGAGTACAACGACACCGTGGCCCGGGGCACGGTCATCGGCACCGACCCGGCGCCCGGCGCCCGCATCCGTGACCACGACGCGGTGACGCTGAGGATCTCGCTGGGCCCGGAGACGGTGAACGTACCGGACGTCGAGGGGCGCACGCTGGCCGAGGCGCGGGCGCGGCTGAAGGCTGACGGCCTGGCGCCGGGCATGGTCACCCGGGAGTTCAGCGAGGACGTGCCCCGGGGCTCGGTGATCGCCACGACCCCGCAGGCCGGGACCAGGCGGCACGCCGGCTCGGCGATCGCGCTGACCGTCAGCAAGGGCAGCCCGGTCGACGTGCCGGACGTCACCGGCGACGACCTGGCCGACGCCCGGCAGCAGCTGACGGACGCCGGGCTGAAGGTGCGGATCGCGCCCGGGCAGGTCAACTCGCAGTACGACCAGGGCAAGGTGGCCCGGCAGAGCCCGGGCGACGGCAGCCAGGCCGCCCAGGGCGACACGGTGACGCTGACGCTGTCCAAGGGCCCGGTGATGGTCGAGGTGCCGGACGTGACCGGCGACAGCGTCGACGACGCCCACAAGGCGCTGGAGGGCGCCGGCTTCAAGGTGGAGGAGGACCGCGGGCTGCTCGGCCTGTTCGGCGACACCGTGAAGAAGCAGTCGGTGCGGGGCGGCGACAAGGCCCCCAAGGGCTCCACCATCACGATCACCATCCGCTGA
- a CDS encoding deoxyribonuclease IV yields MTSPSSPSLPAPAVRNPVGAHVPVAGGLHSVGLPYARALKAEAVQVFVANPRGWATPAGSPRQDEAFRAACAEQSVPAYVHAPYLINFGSHTEATVERSVESLRHSLRRGREIGALGVVVHTGSATGGRSREVALKQVRARLLPLLDELTHDDDPCLLLESTAGQGASLCSRTWDFGPYFEALDAHPRLGVCLDTCHVFAAGHDLTEPGGMHRTLDLLVDTVGEGRLKLIHANDSKDVAGAHKDRHENIGDGRIGEDPFRALMTHRATQGVPLIIETPGGKEGHAADVERLKKLRDG; encoded by the coding sequence ATGACCTCACCATCCTCCCCCTCCCTCCCGGCTCCCGCCGTCCGCAACCCCGTCGGCGCCCATGTGCCCGTCGCCGGCGGTCTGCACTCGGTGGGACTCCCCTACGCCCGCGCGCTGAAGGCGGAGGCCGTACAGGTCTTCGTGGCCAACCCGCGCGGCTGGGCCACCCCCGCGGGCAGCCCCCGCCAGGACGAGGCGTTCCGGGCGGCCTGCGCCGAGCAGTCGGTCCCGGCGTACGTCCACGCCCCGTACCTGATCAACTTCGGCTCGCACACCGAGGCGACCGTGGAGCGGTCGGTGGAGTCGCTGCGGCACTCGCTGCGGCGCGGGCGCGAGATCGGCGCGCTCGGCGTGGTCGTGCACACCGGGAGCGCGACCGGCGGGCGGAGCAGGGAGGTGGCCCTGAAGCAGGTGCGGGCGCGTCTGCTGCCGCTGCTGGACGAGCTGACCCACGACGACGACCCCTGCCTGCTGCTGGAGTCGACGGCCGGGCAGGGCGCCTCGCTGTGCTCGCGCACCTGGGACTTCGGCCCGTACTTCGAGGCGCTGGACGCGCACCCCAGGCTCGGGGTGTGCCTGGACACCTGCCACGTCTTCGCCGCCGGCCACGACCTGACCGAGCCGGGCGGCATGCACCGGACCCTCGACCTGCTGGTGGACACGGTCGGCGAGGGCCGGCTGAAGCTGATCCACGCCAACGACTCCAAGGACGTGGCAGGCGCGCACAAGGACCGGCACGAGAACATCGGCGACGGCCGCATCGGCGAGGACCCGTTCCGGGCGCTGATGACCCACCGGGCGACGCAGGGCGTCCCCCTGATCATCGAGACGCCCGGCGGCAAGGAGGGGCACGCGGCGGACGTGGAGCGGCTGAAGAAGCTCAGGGACGGCTGA